A single genomic interval of Fibrobacter sp. UWB13 harbors:
- a CDS encoding superoxide dismutase: MFEPVNGKFEMPVLPYGMADLAPALSQEAMLFHFGKHLQTYVNNLNAALPGSAFEGKSLEEIVKTSEGGVFNNAGQILNHAMYFLQFKAPTMSNVPMGEIAKLIERDFGSFEKFQEEFQTKGAGLFGSGWVWLSALDTGKLVITQEGNAQNPITKGLKPLLTFDVWEHAYYIDYRNRRPDYLKSLWSIVNWDVVNERLG, from the coding sequence ATGTTTGAACCAGTCAATGGAAAATTTGAAATGCCAGTGCTTCCGTACGGAATGGCTGATTTGGCTCCTGCATTAAGTCAGGAGGCGATGCTCTTTCATTTTGGCAAGCACTTGCAGACTTATGTGAATAATCTCAATGCAGCACTTCCGGGGAGCGCTTTCGAAGGCAAGTCTCTTGAAGAAATCGTAAAAACGTCCGAAGGTGGCGTGTTCAACAACGCTGGGCAGATTTTGAACCATGCTATGTATTTTTTGCAGTTCAAGGCACCGACGATGAGCAATGTCCCGATGGGTGAAATCGCAAAGTTGATTGAACGTGATTTTGGATCGTTTGAAAAGTTCCAGGAAGAATTTCAGACGAAGGGTGCGGGGCTTTTTGGCTCTGGTTGGGTCTGGCTTTCGGCTTTGGATACGGGCAAGCTTGTGATTACGCAGGAGGGCAACGCCCAGAACCCGATCACCAAGGGACTCAAACCGCTTCTTACGTTCGATGTGTGGGAACACGCCTACTACATAGACTACCGTAATCGTCGTCCGGATTACCTGAAGTCGCTGTGGAGTATCGTCAACTGGGATGTTGTAAACGAACGCCTCGGCTAA
- a CDS encoding PH domain-containing protein: MDNELKLLIGKDEKIIYAGKPNKKCFIFESIFNPLLPFALIWGIIDFGVIGASLSSKEEHIGFFLVPFMLLHLMPVWIYLGGALLSFRRYQNTNYIITDKAIYASGGVFSKRYNTKPFAELSHVDLHRGIFDQWFGVGDIITTSAQANPVTRNGRMTSTNAGISIDSISNYIEVYNIVKKLQQDVYADVMYPNDLRPRENHGYNTKYRG; this comes from the coding sequence ATGGATAATGAACTTAAACTTTTAATTGGCAAAGACGAAAAAATCATTTATGCAGGGAAGCCCAACAAAAAGTGCTTTATTTTCGAAAGCATCTTTAATCCGTTGCTCCCGTTTGCGTTGATTTGGGGTATCATTGACTTTGGCGTTATCGGCGCTTCGCTCTCGTCTAAAGAAGAACATATTGGCTTTTTCTTGGTCCCGTTCATGTTGCTCCACCTGATGCCTGTATGGATTTACCTTGGCGGGGCGCTTTTATCGTTTAGGCGTTACCAAAATACAAACTATATCATCACGGATAAGGCTATCTATGCGTCTGGTGGTGTTTTCAGCAAGCGCTACAATACAAAACCGTTTGCGGAACTTTCGCACGTGGATTTGCATCGCGGCATTTTTGACCAGTGGTTTGGTGTGGGCGATATCATTACGACATCTGCTCAGGCAAATCCTGTAACGCGGAACGGAAGAATGACTTCTACGAATGCGGGTATTTCTATCGATAGTATTTCCAATTACATCGAAGTCTACAACATCGTGAAAAAGCTCCAGCAAGATGTGTACGCCGATGTTATGTACCCGAACGACTTGCGCCCTCGCGAAAACCACGGATACAATACAAAGTATCGCGGATAG
- a CDS encoding GNAT family N-acetyltransferase, with the protein MDIKVLRATEEWQRAGAYSVRIQAMNRAYHISLRDEFDEHDCDGTKFIVLLDDEYPVATCRFYEIDAETATIGRVVVMPEYRGQKLGAMAVREAEKWIAECGYKKIVIDSRLEATGFYEKLGYKLIGDQPHRWGVFDCTRMEKTL; encoded by the coding sequence ATGGATATCAAAGTTCTCCGAGCGACAGAAGAGTGGCAACGCGCAGGTGCGTACAGCGTGCGCATCCAAGCAATGAATCGGGCGTATCACATTTCGCTCCGTGATGAATTCGACGAGCACGATTGCGACGGCACAAAGTTTATCGTTTTACTGGATGATGAATACCCCGTAGCAACGTGCAGATTCTACGAGATTGATGCAGAAACGGCAACAATCGGGCGTGTAGTCGTGATGCCGGAATATCGCGGTCAAAAGCTCGGCGCTATGGCCGTCCGCGAAGCTGAAAAATGGATTGCAGAATGCGGTTACAAAAAGATTGTCATCGACAGCCGTTTGGAAGCCACCGGTTTTTACGAAAAGCTTGGGTACAAACTCATCGGAGATCAGCCGCACCGCTGGGGCGTCTTTGATTGCACCCGCATGGAAAAAACGCTCTAG
- a CDS encoding FISUMP domain-containing protein — translation MSFFTCNFYRSVIASAALAFALSACTDSDSGSGTNSEEPAGDSAKCKDVSDEAFCDLRDGQVYRTVEIDSMVWTAQNMNYYMVGSHCYDDKDSNCTKYGKLYSKSTIFHICKNGWHVPSKDEYEKLLKYLNRHQDYVRVFKPLSAGFRKTDGTYSLIEEKAYFWSSTEVIGQGECYVEFSDENPAGKLICGGMERGDALSLRCVKDD, via the coding sequence ATGTCTTTTTTTACCTGTAATTTTTATCGTTCCGTTATCGCTTCTGCTGCGCTTGCCTTTGCGCTGTCCGCTTGTACAGATTCTGATTCAGGATCGGGGACAAATTCGGAGGAACCTGCCGGCGATTCCGCGAAATGCAAGGACGTTTCCGATGAAGCATTCTGTGATTTGCGTGACGGACAAGTTTACAGGACCGTGGAAATCGATAGCATGGTGTGGACCGCCCAGAACATGAATTACTACATGGTCGGTAGCCACTGCTACGATGATAAAGACTCCAACTGCACCAAGTACGGGAAACTCTACAGCAAGTCAACGATTTTCCATATTTGTAAAAACGGTTGGCATGTGCCCAGCAAGGATGAATACGAAAAGTTGTTGAAGTACCTGAATCGCCACCAGGATTACGTTCGCGTGTTCAAGCCGTTATCGGCGGGCTTCCGCAAGACGGATGGAACTTATAGCCTTATCGAAGAGAAGGCGTATTTCTGGTCCTCGACGGAAGTCATCGGGCAAGGCGAGTGCTATGTGGAATTTTCTGATGAAAATCCTGCCGGTAAGTTGATTTGTGGCGGTATGGAACGTGGGGATGCCCTTTCGCTCCGCTGCGTCAAGGACGATTAA